A part of Aegilops tauschii subsp. strangulata cultivar AL8/78 chromosome 2, Aet v6.0, whole genome shotgun sequence genomic DNA contains:
- the LOC109735523 gene encoding BTB/POZ and MATH domain-containing protein 1-like — MATASACIPEAARGTHAFTVAGYRLHKGLSVGKFIRSTIFSVGGYDWCIRYYPDRYTSDTKRYVAVYVELQSKKSVVRALYDLKLTNQATGMPSLITSRPSSLPAFNSYSWNRHVRGSYNFMKRDLLEASQYLHDDCLIIHCDITVLLNKIPAVATPNAKTPPEIPVPPSDLSNNLAELLEGKKGADVVIKVGRETFYAHKIVLAMRSPVFDAELYGPMWDDEKQCLQIAGMKPAVFRALLHLLVMDDDNNKVIRHLLVAADSWSCSTIIVFAYFNDLGIFSWSCSTTIRVHGPPFPKEKKIPTCPTTATIRRTSGDRSPYPSGTSIILTSDIACPPCFAPD; from the exons ATGGCTACGGCGTCGGCGTGCATCCCGGAGGCGGCACGGGGCACGCACGCGTTCACGGTCGCCGGCTACAGGCTGCACAAAGGCCTCAGCGTCGGCAAATTCATACGCTCCACCATCTTCAGCGTCGGCGGCTACGACTGGTGCATCCGCTACTACCCCGACAGATACACTTCTGACACCAAGCGCTATGTTGCGGTCTACGTCGAGCTCCAGAGCAAGAAATCCGTGGTGAGGGCGCTCTACGACCTCAAGCTCACCAACCAGGCCACCGGGATGCCCTCCTTGATCACCTCCCGGCCGTCGTCCCTACCGGCGTTCAACTCCTACAGCTGGAACAGGCATGTCAGGGGTTCCTACAACTTCATGAAGAGGGACCTCCTGGAGGCATCCCAGTACCTGCACGACGACTGCCTCATCATCCACTGCGACATAACCGTCCTCCTCAACAAAATACCGGCCGTGGCCACCCCCAACGCCAAGACGCCGCCGGAGATCCCAGTGCCGCCGTCGGACCTGTCCAACAATCTCGCAGAGCTGCTGGAGGGAAAGAAAGGAGCAGACGTGGTGATCAAAGTCGGTAGGGAGACCTTCTACGCGCACAAGATCGTGCTCGCGATGCGGTCACCGGTCTTCGACGCAGAGCTCTACGGGCCAATGTGGGACGACGAGAAACAGTGCCTGCAGATCGCCGGCATGAAGCCCGCTGTATTCAGAGCACTGCTTCACTTGCTTGTCATGGATGATGACAACAACAAGGTGATTAGGCACTTGCTTGTGGCTGCAGACAG TTGGAGCTGCTCCACCATCATTGTGTTTGCCTATTTCAATGACCTTGGTATCTTCAGTTGGAGCTGCTCCACCACCATCCGGGTACATGGGCCACCCT tcccaaaagaaaagaaaatcccCACCTGCCCTACCACCGCCACCATCCGAAGGACCTCCGGCGACCGGAGTCCCTACCCCTCGGGCACATCAATCATCTTAACCTCTGACATCGCTTGCCCGCCCTGCTTCGCCCCCGACTAA